The following coding sequences are from one Haliotis asinina isolate JCU_RB_2024 chromosome 3, JCU_Hal_asi_v2, whole genome shotgun sequence window:
- the LOC137277157 gene encoding uncharacterized protein C9orf85 homolog, protein MSSQKGNVNRSRKQKHQNTSAFKNDMYNKSKKVASINETKLPGLCQRCREKIEWKIKYAKYKPLTVPKKCIKCSEKTVKKAYYNICFPCGQAREICCKCGEKKDIVEQSGLTPEQQSAEDSRQKQELKYLTERQRRSFLRQQAQGKLSVDFVEKCRVGEDIDDDLDENYCDDPSDESVGCVDSDDDQAEGRIIPTNIPNPSRTNVQSDAKLEPCP, encoded by the exons ATGAGTAGCCAAAAGGGAAATGTGAACAGATCTCGTAAGCAGAAACATCAAAATACATCTGCCTTCAAAAATGATATGTACAACAAATCCAAGAAGGTAGCAAGCATCAATGAAACAAAACTCCCAGGCTTGTGTCAACGCTGCAGAGAAAAGATTGAGTGGAAAATAAAATATGCAAAATACAAACCACTCACTGTTCCCAAGAAATG CATTAAATGCAGTGAGAAGACAGTGAAGAAAGCGTACTATAATATCTGTTTTCCTTGTGGACAAGCTAGAGAGATCTGCTGTAAATGTGGAGAGAAGAAGGACATTGTTGAACA ATCTGGATTGACCCCAGAGCAGCAGTCCGCTGAAGACAGTCGACAGAAACAAGAGCTCAAGTATCTCACGGAGAGGCAGAGAC GATCATTCCTCCGACAACAAGCACAAGGGAAGCTGTCAGTCGACTTTGTGGAGAAGTGCAGGGTGGGTGAGGACATTGATGATGACCTTGACGAGAACTATTGTGATGATCCATCTGATGAAAGTGTTGGATGTGTTGATAGTGATGACGACCAGGCAGAAGGCAGAATAATTCCTACAAACATCCCAAACCCATCCAGGACAAATGTCCAATCAGATGCAAAATTGGAACCATGTCCTTGA
- the LOC137278614 gene encoding alpha/beta hydrolase domain-containing protein 17B-like produces MNGLSLSELCCLFCCPPCPSRIAAKLAFLPPEPTYSLVSDEAGSRYSLHLKDRAEWQYTQRELDCIEVFMTRTARGNQISCMFARCSPNARFTILFSHGNAVDLGQMSSFYIGLGSRINCNIFSFDYSGYGVSSGKPSEKNLYADIDAAWQALRTRYGINPQNVILYGQSIGTVPTVDLASRYEVGAVVLHSPLMSGMRVAFPETKRTWFFDAFPSIDKVPKITSPVLVIHGTEDEVIDFSHGLAIYERCPRTVEPLWVEGAGHNDVELYGQYLERLKQFINVELAIN; encoded by the exons ATGAACGGCTTGTCTCTCAGTGAGCTTTGTTGTCTTTTCTGTTGTCCGCCATGTCCATCCCGAATTGCAGCTAAACTGGCATTCCTTCCTCCGGAACCGACGTATTCCTTGGTTTCCGACGAAGCAGGGTCCAGATACAGCCTACATCTCAAAGATCGGGCGGAGTGGCAGTATACACAGAGAGAGCTAGACTGCATTGAAGTCTTCATGACACGAACCGCAAGAGGAAACCAAATCTCATGTATGTTCGCTAGATGTTCACCGAACGCACGCTTCACCATTCTGTTCAGCCATGGAAATGCTGTTGATCTTGGACAGATGAGTAGCTTTTACATTGGACTTGGCTCAAGAATCAATTGCAATATATTCAGCTTTGACTATTCTGGCTATGGTGTAAGCTCAGGAAAACCTTCAGAAAAAAATCTCTATGCAGACATAGATGCAGCTTGGCAGGCACTGCGGACAAGATATGGAATAAATCCCCAGAATGTAATCCTGTATGGCCAGAGTATAGGAACTGTACCAACAGTCGACCTAGCTTCCAGATATGAAGTTGGTGCTGTCGTCCTCCACTCACCTCTGATGTCTGGTATGAGGGTTGCTTTCCCAGAAACCAAGAGGACCTGGTTCTTTGATGCCTTTCCAAG cATTGACAAAGTTCCTAAAATCACGTCCCCTGTGCTGGTGATTCATGGGACAGAAGATGAAGTGATAGACTTTTCTCATGGACTTGCAATTTATGAGCGATGTCCTCGCACGGTTGAACCGCTGTGGGTGGAGGGTGCTGGACACAATGATGTGGAACTTTATGGACAGTATTTAGAGCGCTTAAAACAGTTCATCAACGTAGAGCTGGCTATCAATTGA